Proteins from one Scylla paramamosain isolate STU-SP2022 chromosome 3, ASM3559412v1, whole genome shotgun sequence genomic window:
- the LOC135090140 gene encoding 5-methylcytosine rRNA methyltransferase NSUN4-like isoform X1, which produces MLGITAKVRRESRLIWYLQKRFKKVSAKVTNVDRALQYFDIAMPPVYQARWPSIRLALLSKQRYVALLNNFADCDHIIEDLYDLGAMDIRHQYSHIVERMKTAEEAKMKVAETNECTSQELDDQQDTKPVRPSLIELDDDELAARANKEPISRYPEEYQLRAQMQDHEPGSVDVEHSSRVILPSEVGMEGANILHDHVPATKLKGLENWIEETDFFVNTSLGDDEIGIKREAQKEPVNLPSPLKVFSFTKGDITDFPQPKMDNQMKVFTHYVMDGASLMPVLALDLQPGERVLDLCAAPGGKTLVALQTMLPGIVVSNDVSLGRVRRLNNVLRQYIPSCLSQIQESIVVTQRNGCIPWEQEGFDKVLVDAPCLTDRHVLYESDNSIFSPKRAKERLRLPDLQSALLVSALQMVRPGGTVVYSTCTLAPLQNDGVVHMALSKIWQETTIDCCVVDLTHAMRPLSFLYRLGTNLGLRYGQIVLPSLFSNFGPMYFAKIKRLK; this is translated from the exons ATGCTTGGTATTACTGcaaaagtgaggagagagagcaggctGATATGGTACTTACAAAAACGATTTAAAAAG GTTTCTGCCAAGGTGACCAACGTGGACCGGGCCCTGCAGTACTTTGACATCGCCATGCCCCCTGTGTACCAAGCCCGCTGGCCCTCCATCAGGCTGGCCCTCCTCTCCAAACAGAGATATGTCGCCCTCCTCAACAATTTTGCAGACTGCGACCACATCATTGAAGACCTTTAT GATTTGGGAGCTATGGACATCAGGCATCAATATTCACACATTGTTGAACGAATGAAAACTGCAGAAGAAGCAAAGATGAAGGTGGCTGAGACTAATGAGTGTACCTCCCAGGAGCTAGACGACCAGCAGGACACCAAGCCTGTCAGGCCATCACTCATTGAG cttgatgatgatgagttaGCTGCCAGGGCAAACAAAGAGCCTATCAGTCGCTACCCAGAAGAATACCAGCTTAGAGCTCAGATGCAGGACCATGAGCCAGGAAGTGTTGATGTGGAGCACAGCAGCAGAGTCATCCTACCCTCAGAGGTGGGAATGGAAGGCGCCAACATCCTGCACGACCATGTACCAGCCACAAAACTCAAG GGACTTGAGAATTGGATAGAGGAGACTGACTTttttgtgaataccagtctTGGAGATGATGAGATTGGTATCAAGAGGGAAGCACAAAAGGAGCCAGTCAATCTTCCATCACCACTCAAGGTCTTCTCATTCACCAAGGGGGACATAACTGACTTTCCacag CCTAAGATGGACAATCAGATGAAGGTCTTCACACACTACGTTATGGATGGGGCGTCACTCATGCCAGTCCTTGCCCTGGACCTTCAGCCCGGGGAGAGGGTGCTGGACCTGTGTGCTGCACCGGGAGGCAAGACTCTTGTGGCACTTCAGACTATGCTGCCTG GAATAGTAGTGAGCAATGATGTTTCGCTGGGAAGGGTCAGGAGGTTAAACAATGTGTTGAGGCAGTATATACCTTCCTGCTTGAGCCAAATTCAGGAATCAATAGTGGTAACTCAG AGAAATGGCTGCATACCTTGGGAGCAAGAGGGATTTGACAAGGTGCTGGTTGATGCCCCCTGCCTCACTGACAGACATGTGCTGTATGAGAGTGACAACAGCATTTTCAGTCCCAAGAGAGCAAAAGAAAGACTCAGGTTACCTGACTTACAGAGTGCACTGTTGGT GTCAGCACTACAGATGGTGAGGCCAGGAGGTACAGTGGTGTACTCCACCTGCACCCTTGCACCACTACAGAATGATGGTGTCGTGCACATGGCTCTCTCCAAGATATGGCAGGAGACCACCATTGACTGCTGTGTGGT AGATCTGACACATGCCATGCGTCCTCTCAGCTTCCTCTACCGGCTGGGTACCAACTTGGGTCTGCGTTATGGCCAGATAGTGTTGCCATCCCTCTTTTCCAACTTTGGTCCAATGTACTTTGCAAAGATCAAGAGACTAAAATGA
- the LOC135090140 gene encoding 5-methylcytosine rRNA methyltransferase NSUN4-like isoform X2 has product MPPVYQARWPSIRLALLSKQRYVALLNNFADCDHIIEDLYDLGAMDIRHQYSHIVERMKTAEEAKMKVAETNECTSQELDDQQDTKPVRPSLIELDDDELAARANKEPISRYPEEYQLRAQMQDHEPGSVDVEHSSRVILPSEVGMEGANILHDHVPATKLKGLENWIEETDFFVNTSLGDDEIGIKREAQKEPVNLPSPLKVFSFTKGDITDFPQPKMDNQMKVFTHYVMDGASLMPVLALDLQPGERVLDLCAAPGGKTLVALQTMLPGIVVSNDVSLGRVRRLNNVLRQYIPSCLSQIQESIVVTQRNGCIPWEQEGFDKVLVDAPCLTDRHVLYESDNSIFSPKRAKERLRLPDLQSALLVSALQMVRPGGTVVYSTCTLAPLQNDGVVHMALSKIWQETTIDCCVVDLTHAMRPLSFLYRLGTNLGLRYGQIVLPSLFSNFGPMYFAKIKRLK; this is encoded by the exons ATGCCCCCTGTGTACCAAGCCCGCTGGCCCTCCATCAGGCTGGCCCTCCTCTCCAAACAGAGATATGTCGCCCTCCTCAACAATTTTGCAGACTGCGACCACATCATTGAAGACCTTTAT GATTTGGGAGCTATGGACATCAGGCATCAATATTCACACATTGTTGAACGAATGAAAACTGCAGAAGAAGCAAAGATGAAGGTGGCTGAGACTAATGAGTGTACCTCCCAGGAGCTAGACGACCAGCAGGACACCAAGCCTGTCAGGCCATCACTCATTGAG cttgatgatgatgagttaGCTGCCAGGGCAAACAAAGAGCCTATCAGTCGCTACCCAGAAGAATACCAGCTTAGAGCTCAGATGCAGGACCATGAGCCAGGAAGTGTTGATGTGGAGCACAGCAGCAGAGTCATCCTACCCTCAGAGGTGGGAATGGAAGGCGCCAACATCCTGCACGACCATGTACCAGCCACAAAACTCAAG GGACTTGAGAATTGGATAGAGGAGACTGACTTttttgtgaataccagtctTGGAGATGATGAGATTGGTATCAAGAGGGAAGCACAAAAGGAGCCAGTCAATCTTCCATCACCACTCAAGGTCTTCTCATTCACCAAGGGGGACATAACTGACTTTCCacag CCTAAGATGGACAATCAGATGAAGGTCTTCACACACTACGTTATGGATGGGGCGTCACTCATGCCAGTCCTTGCCCTGGACCTTCAGCCCGGGGAGAGGGTGCTGGACCTGTGTGCTGCACCGGGAGGCAAGACTCTTGTGGCACTTCAGACTATGCTGCCTG GAATAGTAGTGAGCAATGATGTTTCGCTGGGAAGGGTCAGGAGGTTAAACAATGTGTTGAGGCAGTATATACCTTCCTGCTTGAGCCAAATTCAGGAATCAATAGTGGTAACTCAG AGAAATGGCTGCATACCTTGGGAGCAAGAGGGATTTGACAAGGTGCTGGTTGATGCCCCCTGCCTCACTGACAGACATGTGCTGTATGAGAGTGACAACAGCATTTTCAGTCCCAAGAGAGCAAAAGAAAGACTCAGGTTACCTGACTTACAGAGTGCACTGTTGGT GTCAGCACTACAGATGGTGAGGCCAGGAGGTACAGTGGTGTACTCCACCTGCACCCTTGCACCACTACAGAATGATGGTGTCGTGCACATGGCTCTCTCCAAGATATGGCAGGAGACCACCATTGACTGCTGTGTGGT AGATCTGACACATGCCATGCGTCCTCTCAGCTTCCTCTACCGGCTGGGTACCAACTTGGGTCTGCGTTATGGCCAGATAGTGTTGCCATCCCTCTTTTCCAACTTTGGTCCAATGTACTTTGCAAAGATCAAGAGACTAAAATGA